The Nitrospirota bacterium sequence GGTTCCGGCATTCAGGATAGTACCCGAGGCCGGCGTATATACAAGATTGCCGGCGACGCTCGGCGTGGCATTCAGCTGAGTGCCGCTCAGCGCAGTGCCGTAGGTTATCGCAGAGGGATTCGCCCAGGTGACGCTGGTTGCAGCCTTCGCGATGGCGAGCGTGCCGATTGCGCTCCCCTGGTAGTTGGCGTCATTGACGGTGCCCACAACATTATAATTTCCGGCAACCGCTGGAGCTGTCGGGAGGCCATTGTAGGTGAAGGTGACGCTCAGCCCGACTGGATTCGTCGTTGCCGAGGCTGATTTCTGCGTTCCGTCATAGGTCTGATTGAGGCTTCCGAGCGTGACCGTTGCAGTCGCCTTGCTGATGACCAGTGTGCCGGATGCGCTCCCCTGGTATGTTGGATCGTTGATAGTGCCCACTACCGCATAGTTGCCCGCGTTCGTCGGCGCCGTGCTACTCCCGTTATAGGTGAAGGTCACGTTCAAACCTGCCGGAGTTGTCGTTGCCGTTGCCACTTGCGGTGCTCCGTTATAGACCTGGTTGAGGCTGCCGAGCGTGACCGTTGCAACGGTCTTCGCCGCGAAGAACGCACTGATCGTATGGTTGGCCATCACGTTGGTGAAGGTGTAGCTTGATATGGCGCCCTGCGAAACACCGTCCACCTGCACATTAGAAATGAGGTAACCCGTATTCGGAACAAACGTGAACGTCCTTGTGCCTCCGGAACTTATCAGAAAGTCCTGTGACGATCCGGCCGAGACGATCGTGCCATTCGAGTTGATAGTGCCGTTGGTGCCCGACGTTGCCGTAATAAGGTTGGTGCCGAGCTGGAAGGTCACCGAAATGGTATGGTTTATCGTTACATTATTGAAGGTCCACGAGTTTGGCAATCCTTGCGATATACCGTCAACAACCACTGACGCTATGACGTATGCGGGGGAATTGGGTGTGAAGGTGAACGTCTGGCTCCCACCGTAAAGCACCGGAGTCGGCCCTAAAGGAGTGACAGTGCCGTTCCCCGTCGCCGATGATGTGATCGTCAGGGTGTTCAGCGTAAAGAGTGCGCTGACGGTGTGGTTGGTCGTGACGTTGTTGAATGTGACGCTCGTAGGAACGCCGGCTGAAGAACCGTCCACCTGTACGTCGGTAATATGGTATCCCGTGCCGGGTGTGATCGAGATTGTCTGGTTTCCACCTGAATTCACCGAGGGGTTGACCGGGGTAACGGTGCCGGTGCCGCCGGAGACCGATGTCGCAATGGTGAACGTGTTGATCGAGAAGCTCGCTATCACAGTGCAGCTGGCTATTGCGGGATTCGTCGTGAAAGTGAGTCCGTCTGGGGACAGCGTTCCGCCGCACGTCCCGCCAACAGACGCATGGTATCCCGTAAGCGGTGTGAGCGTAAAGGAGGGCGTAGAGCCGTAGGGCACTGCCTGGGCGCCATTCGGGCTGATACTCCCGTTGCCTCCACTGACCGATGATGTTACCGTCACAGTGCCGAGCGAAAAGAGCGCCGTGACCGTGCAGTCGTTCTTGACCGCGTTCGTCGTATACGTGTTCCCGACGAGCGCGCCGCCGCAGGTCCCGCCCATGACCGTGTTGTAGCCGGCGCTCGGCGTCACTGTGAACTGCGTTGTTGTGTTGTAGTTCACCGTCTGCGGAACACTCGGGTTGATGCCCCCATTCGTGCCGGCAGACGGCGTCACCGTATAGGTGTTGATCTGGAAGAAGGCGCTGATCGTATGGTCGGCGGTAACGTTGTTGAACGTATATGTCGGTGCGGAGCCGACCGAGCTGCCATCCACCTGGACGTCGAAAATATGGTAGCCGGTGTTCGGCGTGATCGAGAACGCTTTGGAGGTATCGTAGCCCACCGTGATCGCCCCGGAAGGGCTGATGTGCCCATTGGAGCCCGCCGTCGCCGTGATCGTGTGTGTCTCGACCGGCTCGGTCGTAAAGCTCCACGAAATGCCTGCCGGAGGTGTGAGGGAGTTCCCTACGAGATCGGTGACACCCGACGTTACCACGGCTGTGTACTGGGTGGCGGGATCCAGGGGCTGATCGGGGGTCAATGCTGCCAGGGCGCCCGTCACGGTGATCTGGCCCGAGACGATCCCGTTTGGGCCCATGAGCAGGAATGTGGCCGGTGTGATCGAGCTTGCCAGCATCGTTTCGCTGAACAGGGCGACCACCTGGCGGTAGACCGGCACAGAGCTGTCTCCGTTGGCCGGGAACGTGGACAGCACGTAAGGCTGCACGTTGTCGGGAGACTGCGCGATGGTCGTAAAGCTCGATGCAAAATCGGTCGCCATCGGGTGGCCCGCAAGGTCCGTGACCGCTGCGGGGACCGTCACGGTGTAGACAGTAGAAAACTTGAGCGGCTTGATCGGGGTAACCACGACCGTGGTCCCGATCAGCTTGATATCGACGGGGATGGGAATGGTGGAGGTTCCTTCGCTCACCAGAACATTACCGGGCGTGATGGTTTCCGCACTCATCGGCTCGCTGAACGTAACGGTTATCGGCGTATCCACGTCCGCGTTTGCTGCGTTGGGGGCCGGATACATCGCAGTGACTGACGGCGGCGTCGCGTCGTCTGCAGCTGCCGTCCTGAAGCGAGACGTGAAGGCGTTCGTCATCTTGTTCTTTGCGAGATCCCGCGCGTTTGTTCCGACGGTGACGAGGTAGTCCGTATTGTGTGCAAGTAGGATCCCCGGAACGAATGTTGCGGCGGATAAAGCCCCGTTATACGATACGGTACCGACGAGCGCGGACCCCGTTGCGAACGTGCTGAGCAATACCGTCGACTCTGATATCGTGGTCGGGTCCATGGGCTCGCTGAAGATGATGGAAACGGCCGAGGTGGAACTGGCACTTGTGGTATCCTTGGCCGGCTGGACTTCGACGACCCGGGGCGGCGTCGTGTCCGGTGAAGCGGACGTCGTGAAGTTCCACTGATACTCGCCGGCCATCTGATTGCCCGACATATCTCTTGCGCCGCTGACCGTGGCCTGGTACGCCGTACTGTATTCCAGCGGCTGGTCGGGTGTGCAGACGGCGGCGTTTCCGCTGTAGCTCATGGTGCAGGGCACGCTTCCCCCGCCGTTCACCAGGGCGAGCCCGAACTGGACGGTACCGGCAAGCACCGGCTCACTGAAGGTAACGCTGATGGCGGCATTCGGCGCGACATTCGTGTCCAGATTGCGCGGGGCCGTGTCCGACACAGCGGGCGGTATCGTGTCGGGCGGCCTGTCCGGCCCTTTCCTTCCGGGGCAGGCGTTGAGCGTGGACAGTACCGCCAGCAGGCAGAATAGGATGAGGTAAGATCGTTTTTTCATTTCCCTTATCATATTTGTACCTTCGGGATATCGACCGGCCCGGGACGCATGAAGCGATCATCCCTGAAAGCTGTTCTCCTAGAAATCCCTTTTGACCTCAAAGATGAAGCGGTTATTCGTATAATCGGCGTAATAGTTGCTGGGGGAATAGCTGTTCGTGTAACGGTATTCCAGGGCCAGGATCGTTCTTTCCCAGGCCCGATACTCATAGCGCAACCCGGAAAGATACACGTCCGTGTACGTGTCAAGGACGTTGTCCTCCAGCCGCTGTACGGTCAGGTCGGCGATGAGTTTTGATTTCGTGCTGACCGCGTGGCTTATCGTGCCGCTTATGATGTAAGACGATGTCTCCAGATGCTTCCCCTTGAGGGGATTCCGGTATTCTTCCAGGCTCGCGGTAACGCCGAAAGTGGTCCTCTCGACCGACCGGGAGATCTTTGCCGTGAAAAAGTCTTCCCTTGTCACGATGTGCTGAGGGTCCTCGGGATAGATCAATCCGCTCTCGAAATTGAACAGGAACTTCGGGAACTGGTGGGTGAACGCGATTTTCCCGTAGGGCTGGGTCGAGGAATCCTGGATGGCTGGGTGCAGCCAGATGTAACCGAACTTGCCGATCAGGCTGGAGCCGTCCAGGTATTCGTATCTGAGCCCCCCTTCCAGAGTGCTCATGTCGTAATTCTCTATCTTGTTCTCGTCTTTGGTGTAGATCGCGGAGAGTGTCATCGTCATCTGCGATGACAGGGAGCGCACCATTTCCGCGTGGGTTATATGATTGACCTTATTAATGGCCGTCCCGGCCGCCTGCACTGGGAGCGTGCCGGTTACCTCGCTATTGACGACCTCCGGCTCCTTGTACCAGATGTTCTGGTATTCATACCCGGCATTCACGGTTGTGCGGTCGTCCACATGAAGTGTAATGTAGGGGGTCGCAGACAGAAAATTCTGGTCGCTCTGGTTCACGAATGTGCTCTGTTTCGTGTAGTCCTGTGTGATGTCGAGCGACACCCTGTTGTAGGTATCGCGGACTGCGAAAAAGAGGAGGTCCCGCACGAGCCTCGTCTCGTTGGTAAGACTGGCATCGAAGCTCTTGTCGTTATGGAACCCCGACAATGCGTAATACCAGTAGTTATACGCGAGCGACACGTCCCAGTCCCACAAGGGCGCCCGGTAGGTCATGCTTACGGCAGGGAGGGCCTTCGTGATGAAATCGAACTCTACCTTCGATGTGTCGGCACAGGGGGGAGTGCATCCCCGCGGAGCCAGGAAGATGTTGTCGTTGTACTCTTCGCTGACGGTAAGCGACGCCAGGAAATGGTTCTCCGCCATGGCCAGCCCCCCCGGAAGCAGCAGGGTTGCCAGGACGACTGCTGCTATGGCAAGTGATCTCGACAGAACGCTCAAGACGATGCTGATCCTCGTTGTGGGAGATGATGGGAAATGCCCTGGCAATGCTCCGCCCTCTCAGTTACATGCGGTAACCGAAGGGTTTGTTTTTTCAGCATGATATGTTCTTCCGTCGGCATATGCTGTCATAGGCGCCACTCCTATGCCTGCACTATGTCGTCCGGACAGACCCTCAGAGCGACGCTTCTGCCGAGGATCTCGATGTTCACGCAAAACAGATGCTGTTCCCGCTTCTTCGTCAGTACGCCTTCAATGCCTTGGAGCGGTCCCCGCTCTATTCTCACCCGGGCGCCCTCCTGCAAGTTCGAGTACACATCAAAGGGCAGGCCGCATGCGAACAGGGCCTGGAGAGCCCGGATCTCTTCCGGCACGACCGGCGTCGGTTGGCCGGGCTCGAGGCAGACCAAGGCCACCGTACCCCGTGACTTGGTCGCGCGCTGGAAATCCTCTGCTGACCGCTCGAGGGAGACAAAGAGATAGCCCGGGAATACGGGAAATTCCACGTTCTTCTTCCTGTCCCGCCACTGCTGCAGCTTCACGACCGTCGGGAGGAACGTCTCAACGCCCTTGTTCGCCAGCTCGTCGCGGGCGATAAATTCATGCCTTGACTTCACCCAGAGAGCGTACCAGTTGAGTCCCATGATCGCATTACCCCACTCACGTTCGCCGTCACGACCTTGCTGCCCGGCGTCGCCAGCCCGCGACGGTGGCAGGGTGGCCGGATCCCGTCCTCACTGGGTCTGGTGCTCGCATTTTTCCAGGAGCTCCAGCCCGTGAGCCAGGCCATTGAGGTCGCGGACCTTGACGCAAGCATGCTCCTTCTCGAGGGCCTTTACGCGGTTACCCATATCGTCCAGCATCAGCACCAGCATGAACAGCAGCATCATTTTATTTTTTTCATCATACTGTGCATGCAATGCCGGGGAAGGCGCAGAAAGGTCCCCTCCTTCAGCGGAAGACGGTTCGAGCGTTTGCCGCGGCGCCGGGTGCCCTCCGTTCCCGTCATTCCCGGGGTGGTCGGGGATGTCTCCCTGGATGTCCTTGATGATCTCGTCCACCATCCCCTCATCAATCGACTTTGTTTCCTCGGCAAAGGCGGTCAGCAGAAGAAAATTGCAGAGGATGTTCACCAGCCTCGGGATGCCGGAGCTGAAGGAATAAATCTTATCCATCGCTTCAGGCGAGAACTGCACGGCGTCTCCGTTCCCGGCGACGGTGAGCCGGTGATGGATATAGTCCTCGCATTCGCGCCTCGTGAGCGGATTAAGATGGCAGATGATGCTGACCCGCTGCCGAAGCTGCCGCAGCTCGGCCAGGGAAAGCATCTGGCCCAGCTCGGGCTGGCCCACGAGGATGATCTGGAGCAGCTTGGCATCGGGGGTCTCCAGATTCGACAGCAGCCTGACCTCTTCGAGCACTGCCGGCGTGAGATCCTGTGCTTCGTCGATGATGAGGACCGGCAAACGCCCTTTCCCGTGCTCCTCGATAAGGAACTGATTGATCTCCTTTAGGAGCGTGACCTTGTTCTTGCCCGCACTGTCCAGGCCGAAATCATCATTGATCATGGCGAGCAGCTGCTCGAAGTCCACCCGGGTATTGAACACCCTTGCCAGAGTGGTCCGGTCGTCGAGGTGGTTGATGAAGTCCCTGATGAGCGTGGTCTTGCCCGAGCCCACTTCGCCGGTGAGCACCATGAAACCCGCACCCTCGTGCACGACATAGTTGAGATAAGTCATGGCCTTTTTATGCGTTGCGCCGAGGAACAGGAACTCGGGGTTCGGCACAAGCTCAAAGGGTTTTCTTTTCAACTCAAAGAATTGTTCGTACATGGAATTTCCCCCGCAGCCTTAGTCTATTTAAGATAATCACTGTAGTACGAGTGGTATGCCGAACGGCCGTTCAGTCCCCCCGACCCCGCGCCGTTGTAAACGATGCCCATGATGTTCTCCCCCCTCAGCGCTTCGAGGGCGTCGAGGACGTGCTGCTGGGGGGCCCGACCCTCCTTGACGACGAATATGATGCCGTCGGCAAGCGAGCTCAGGATCTTGGTTTCTGCAAAAAGCAGCACCGGTGGCGTGTCGATGATGATGAAGCGGTCGGAATACCGATGTTTCATGGACTCCAGGGCTTTTTTCATGCGCTGGGACGAAACGAGCTCAACGGGATTCCCGTCCTGATTTCCCGACG is a genomic window containing:
- a CDS encoding Ig-like domain-containing protein — encoded protein: MKKRSYLILFCLLAVLSTLNACPGRKGPDRPPDTIPPAVSDTAPRNLDTNVAPNAAISVTFSEPVLAGTVQFGLALVNGGGSVPCTMSYSGNAAVCTPDQPLEYSTAYQATVSGARDMSGNQMAGEYQWNFTTSASPDTTPPRVVEVQPAKDTTSASSTSAVSIIFSEPMDPTTISESTVLLSTFATGSALVGTVSYNGALSAATFVPGILLAHNTDYLVTVGTNARDLAKNKMTNAFTSRFRTAAADDATPPSVTAMYPAPNAANADVDTPITVTFSEPMSAETITPGNVLVSEGTSTIPIPVDIKLIGTTVVVTPIKPLKFSTVYTVTVPAAVTDLAGHPMATDFASSFTTIAQSPDNVQPYVLSTFPANGDSSVPVYRQVVALFSETMLASSITPATFLLMGPNGIVSGQITVTGALAALTPDQPLDPATQYTAVVTSGVTDLVGNSLTPPAGISWSFTTEPVETHTITATAGSNGHISPSGAITVGYDTSKAFSITPNTGYHIFDVQVDGSSVGSAPTYTFNNVTADHTISAFFQINTYTVTPSAGTNGGINPSVPQTVNYNTTTQFTVTPSAGYNTVMGGTCGGALVGNTYTTNAVKNDCTVTALFSLGTVTVTSSVSGGNGSISPNGAQAVPYGSTPSFTLTPLTGYHASVGGTCGGTLSPDGLTFTTNPAIASCTVIASFSINTFTIATSVSGGTGTVTPVNPSVNSGGNQTISITPGTGYHITDVQVDGSSAGVPTSVTFNNVTTNHTVSALFTLNTLTITSSATGNGTVTPLGPTPVLYGGSQTFTFTPNSPAYVIASVVVDGISQGLPNSWTFNNVTINHTISVTFQLGTNLITATSGTNGTINSNGTIVSAGSSQDFLISSGGTRTFTFVPNTGYLISNVQVDGVSQGAISSYTFTNVMANHTISAFFAAKTVATVTLGSLNQVYNGAPQVATATTTPAGLNVTFTYNGSSTAPTNAGNYAVVGTINDPTYQGSASGTLVISKATATVTLGSLNQTYDGTQKSASATTNPVGLSVTFTYNGLPTAPAVAGNYNVVGTVNDANYQGSAIGTLAIAKAATSVTWANPSAITYGTALSGTQLNATPSVAGNLVYTPASGTILNAGT
- a CDS encoding TIGR03016 family PEP-CTERM system-associated outer membrane protein — its product is MSVLSRSLAIAAVVLATLLLPGGLAMAENHFLASLTVSEEYNDNIFLAPRGCTPPCADTSKVEFDFITKALPAVSMTYRAPLWDWDVSLAYNYWYYALSGFHNDKSFDASLTNETRLVRDLLFFAVRDTYNRVSLDITQDYTKQSTFVNQSDQNFLSATPYITLHVDDRTTVNAGYEYQNIWYKEPEVVNSEVTGTLPVQAAGTAINKVNHITHAEMVRSLSSQMTMTLSAIYTKDENKIENYDMSTLEGGLRYEYLDGSSLIGKFGYIWLHPAIQDSSTQPYGKIAFTHQFPKFLFNFESGLIYPEDPQHIVTREDFFTAKISRSVERTTFGVTASLEEYRNPLKGKHLETSSYIISGTISHAVSTKSKLIADLTVQRLEDNVLDTYTDVYLSGLRYEYRAWERTILALEYRYTNSYSPSNYYADYTNNRFIFEVKRDF
- a CDS encoding UpxY family transcription antiterminator — encoded protein: MGLNWYALWVKSRHEFIARDELANKGVETFLPTVVKLQQWRDRKKNVEFPVFPGYLFVSLERSAEDFQRATKSRGTVALVCLEPGQPTPVVPEEIRALQALFACGLPFDVYSNLQEGARVRIERGPLQGIEGVLTKKREQHLFCVNIEILGRSVALRVCPDDIVQA
- a CDS encoding XrtA/PEP-CTERM system-associated ATPase; its protein translation is MYEQFFELKRKPFELVPNPEFLFLGATHKKAMTYLNYVVHEGAGFMVLTGEVGSGKTTLIRDFINHLDDRTTLARVFNTRVDFEQLLAMINDDFGLDSAGKNKVTLLKEINQFLIEEHGKGRLPVLIIDEAQDLTPAVLEEVRLLSNLETPDAKLLQIILVGQPELGQMLSLAELRQLRQRVSIICHLNPLTRRECEDYIHHRLTVAGNGDAVQFSPEAMDKIYSFSSGIPRLVNILCNFLLLTAFAEETKSIDEGMVDEIIKDIQGDIPDHPGNDGNGGHPAPRQTLEPSSAEGGDLSAPSPALHAQYDEKNKMMLLFMLVLMLDDMGNRVKALEKEHACVKVRDLNGLAHGLELLEKCEHQTQ